A genomic stretch from Setaria viridis chromosome 1, Setaria_viridis_v4.0, whole genome shotgun sequence includes:
- the LOC117843544 gene encoding transcription factor SPEECHLESS: MADGLCELMVDGHRDLRHLSGAEDLFSILETWEECMNGGGGGGGGGSSEAMPAYSQSSTGGSDSGAVAGARPAANSRRRSRDEERGVGRGAPVPKKQKVSAAAAITAQDAAADEGAAKMSHIAVERNRRKQMNEHLAVLRSLMPCFYVKRGDQASIIGGVVDYIKELQQVLRSLEAKKHRKAYAEQVLSPRTTVSAASPRPLVKPTPPLSPRVAVPISPRTPTPGSPYKPPPAGGAAAGSRVPHPAAYKMPSPAMTPATSSSSSSYSHDQQHYPATSQPYLPTLDSLVTELAAQAAGAGRPAAAGLALPDVRVEFAGPNLVLKTVSHRAPGQALKIIAALESLSLEILHVSVSTVDDTMVHSFTIKIGIECELSAEELVHEIQQTLL, translated from the exons ATGGCGGACGGCCTGTGCGAGCTCATGGTCGACGGCCACCGCGACCTCCGGCACCTGTCGGGCGCCGAAGACCTCTTCAGCATCCTCGAGACGTGGGAGGAGTGcatgaacggcggcggcggtggaggtggcggcggttcTTCTGAGGCGATGCCAGCATATAGCCAGAGCTCCACCGGCGGTTCTGATTCCGGGGCCGTGGCGGGGGCTAGGCCGGCGGCGAACAGCCGGCGGCGCTCGCGCGATGAGGAGAGAGGCGTTGGCCGTGGCGCTCCGGTGCCGAAGAAGCAGAAggtttcggcggcggcggccataaCGGCGCAGGATGCGGCCGCCGATGAGGGGGCGGCGAAGATGTCGCACATCGCGGTGGAGCGCAACCGGAGGAAGCAGATGAACGAGCACCTCGCTGTGCTTCGTTCGCTGATGCCATGCTTCTACGTCAAGAGG GGAGACCAAGCGTCCATCATAGGAGGCGTGgttgactacatcaaggagcttCAGCAGGTGCTGCGTTCGCTGGAGGCCAAGAAGCACCGCAAGGCCTACGCGGAGCAGGTGCTCAGCCCGCGGACCACCGTGTCGGCGGCCAGCCCGCGGCCGCTCGTCaagcccacgccgccgctgagcCCGCGTGTGGCGGTGCCGATAAGCCCACGGACGCCGACGCCCGGCAGCCCGTACAAGCCACCGCCCGCAGGCGGGGCTGCCGCCGGAAGCAGGGTCCCGCACCCGGCGGCCTACAAGATGCCGTCGCCGGCGATGACGCccgcgacgtcgtcgtcgtcgtcgtcctacTCGCACGACCAGCAGCACTACCCGGCGACGTCGCAGCCGTACCTGCCGACCCTGGACAGCCTCGTGACCGAGCTCGCCGcgcaggccgccggcgccggcaggcCCGCGGCGGCCGGGCTCGCCCTCCCCGACGTGAGGGTGGAGTTTGCGGGCCCCAACCTGGTGCTGAAGACGGTGTCGCACCGCGCGCCGGGGCAGGCGCTCAAGATCATCGCCGCTCTCGAGAGCCTCTCGCTCGAGATCCTCCACGTTAGCGTCAGCACCGTCGACGACACCATGGTGCACTCCTTCACCATCAAG